DNA from Bacteroidales bacterium:
TAATTATGCCAATCGGCACAATTCATATTTTGTTTGGTTTAGGGTAGAAGATCAACAATTGCAATTTTACAAAGTGGTGAACGATACTTTTACACTAAAAAATACAGTATCAAACATAGTAACGAATGTTAATCAATGGTACGATTTTAAAATAACCTACGATCGCACCACTGGTCGCATAGCTGTTTGGCGTGATAATGTTTATTTGGGAAGTTGGACCGACCCCTCGCCATACAGTACCAATGGTAATTATATCAGCTTTAGAACCGGTAATGCTGTTTTGAATGTTGATGAGCTGAAAGTATATCGTTCACGTTATCCGCAAGTTACGGTAACTGTGGGCGATAACAGCAAAGATATTCGTTATCAAAATCCCAATCCAACCACCTATGGTGCAAAAATTAAATCCATAGTAGTCGATGCTAATAACAATTTATCGTCTATTGCATACCACGATTTGAATGTTGATTGGACAGCACCGCAATTGTTTGGTATAAACGATGGTGCTTCGAACGATATTGATACTGTTTACAGCAATACTACAGTGTATGCTAATTGGCAGGTAGCCGTTGATTCCAATTCCGGCATTCAGGAATATTTTTATGCACTTGGAACTACTCCTGGTGGAAATGATGTGGTAGATTGGACATCGGCAGGGCAAAACACTACAATCACTGTATCGGGTTTAAATCTTAATTATGGTACAACTTATTATTTCAGCATGAAAGCTACC
Protein-coding regions in this window:
- a CDS encoding T9SS type A sorting domain-containing protein, with product NYANRHNSYFVWFRVEDQQLQFYKVVNDTFTLKNTVSNIVTNVNQWYDFKITYDRTTGRIAVWRDNVYLGSWTDPSPYSTNGNYISFRTGNAVLNVDELKVYRSRYPQVTVTVGDNSKDIRYQNPNPTTYGAKIKSIVVDANNNLSSIAYHDLNVDWTAPQLFGINDGASNDIDTVYSNTTVYANWQVAVDSNSGIQEYFYALGTTPGGNDVVDWTSAGQNTTITVSGLNLNYGTTYYFSMKATNYAGLTSQVTTSDGFVVSSLNYPMANFSAVEDTVYLPNATVLFVNQSQNATSYMWNFGDGGTSTQVNPWHQYTQAGTYTVQLIAMNPPLPNDTLTLNNYITVLNSQSVETTETMFSLYPNPFTSNIHLIFNTDFSGTVEIIDVLGKVVLSKNIAHSSFLNINGLDCLEKGTYLIKWMDTQKTLLGTKVIVKQ